One window of Saccharicrinis carchari genomic DNA carries:
- a CDS encoding ATP-binding cassette domain-containing protein — MSEEILKALMQLFGLIAKQDGGARDTEIEYVKSFLKAQLSAEAAEEYFVLFQKHAEDKKGKADKDEGKVKLTSMKDSVRILGICKKINKQLNKEQKVVVLVRMYELINADRRFTDQRMAIINTAADVFRLPQDEKKNIEAFVVNNNLDQLDFENLMVIDSNEEKGQQRQHIRTGRLDGSVLILRVKSADLYFLRYTGAQEIFLNGLTLNQRRIYLFPKGSFLKFPVGAPIYYTDVVSRFMSDASMAKISYIVDELGFTFKNGGIGLRDVNLAEEHGRLVGIMGASGAGKTTLLNVLSGIEKPSTGEVRINGTNLHTEKDQLEGVIGLIPQDDLLIEELTVFENLYYNARLCFKDKGEDEINGMVNDTLQSLGLFERRNLKVGSPLNKMISGGQRKRLNIALELIREPAILFVDEPTSGLSSRDSENVMNLLRELTLKGKLIFVVIHQPSSDIYKMFDKMFILDTGGYPVYYGNPGESLIYFKQLDEQINSDQGECPQCGNLNPEMVFNIIDANVLDEYGNYTNSRKTKPEVWNEYYKQNIEIPRVTEVDTEPPKSLNIPKWIKQFQIYTLRDFYAKVANKQYILLNLLEAPVLGFILAFLIRYIVDPDSNTYIFRDNENIPPYVFMGIVVALFFGLIVSAEEIFKDAKILKRESFLNLSRSSYLVSKILILFTISAVQMALFVGVANTVLGIKGMYFDFWLALFSVAAFANILGLILSASFNSIVTIYILIPLVMIPQMVLGGAMFTFDKLNRDIASADKVPWIAELMPSRWIYEGLIVEQYKNNKFKKLFFDVEQQESASDFKGVYYFQELQDVLDNCMNYINGNASPQESKEFEQDLALLKNELLKENKRVKDISFSATDNLSVNGFNNEVAASVAQHISKLKEHYSRNFVEATTKKERMINLAMDKYGKERFTDVKNKYFNESISDIVRKVFEKNKILREGDKLIQNVDPIYQMPEPEHALQFRTHFFAPKKFFAGKYFETLGFNITVVWIFTLLLYAVLYFDLLRKSFKYFGELKQRKK, encoded by the coding sequence ATGAGTGAAGAAATATTAAAAGCCCTTATGCAGCTGTTTGGCCTTATAGCCAAGCAGGATGGTGGTGCAAGGGACACGGAGATAGAATATGTAAAAAGCTTTTTGAAGGCTCAGCTAAGTGCAGAGGCTGCAGAAGAATATTTTGTCCTGTTCCAGAAACATGCCGAAGATAAAAAGGGAAAAGCCGATAAAGATGAGGGTAAGGTAAAACTTACTTCCATGAAGGATTCGGTAAGAATATTGGGTATTTGTAAAAAAATTAATAAGCAGCTCAACAAAGAACAAAAAGTTGTTGTGTTGGTGAGGATGTACGAGCTGATAAATGCCGACAGACGATTTACCGATCAGCGAATGGCCATTATTAACACGGCCGCGGATGTATTCCGTTTACCACAGGACGAAAAAAAGAACATTGAAGCTTTTGTAGTAAACAATAATCTCGATCAGCTCGACTTCGAAAACCTCATGGTTATCGACTCCAATGAGGAAAAGGGCCAACAGAGGCAGCATATTCGAACCGGCAGACTCGACGGTAGTGTCCTTATTTTACGGGTAAAAAGTGCCGATCTCTATTTTTTACGATATACCGGTGCCCAAGAAATATTTTTAAACGGACTTACACTAAATCAACGAAGAATATACCTTTTCCCCAAGGGTAGCTTTCTTAAGTTTCCGGTGGGAGCACCTATCTACTATACAGATGTGGTAAGCCGCTTTATGAGCGATGCTTCAATGGCAAAAATATCCTATATTGTTGATGAACTCGGATTCACTTTTAAAAATGGGGGCATTGGTTTGCGCGATGTCAACTTGGCTGAGGAGCATGGCCGACTGGTTGGTATAATGGGTGCCAGCGGTGCCGGTAAAACTACGCTGCTTAATGTGCTTTCAGGTATCGAAAAACCAAGCACAGGTGAGGTGCGCATCAATGGTACCAATCTGCATACAGAAAAAGATCAGCTCGAAGGCGTTATAGGGCTAATACCGCAGGACGACCTTCTGATAGAAGAACTAACCGTATTCGAAAACCTTTATTACAACGCCAGACTTTGCTTTAAAGATAAAGGCGAAGATGAGATTAACGGCATGGTTAATGACACCCTGCAAAGCCTTGGTCTTTTTGAACGTCGTAACCTAAAGGTAGGCTCCCCTTTAAATAAAATGATAAGCGGTGGCCAGCGCAAGCGATTAAATATTGCCTTAGAACTCATACGTGAACCCGCTATATTGTTTGTTGATGAGCCTACATCCGGCCTGTCCTCGCGCGATTCGGAAAACGTGATGAACCTACTCCGTGAGCTCACACTAAAGGGCAAGTTAATATTTGTGGTTATTCATCAGCCCTCGTCCGACATCTATAAGATGTTCGATAAAATGTTTATCCTGGATACCGGTGGTTATCCTGTTTATTATGGTAATCCTGGTGAGTCGCTTATCTATTTTAAACAGTTAGACGAACAGATAAACAGTGACCAGGGCGAATGTCCGCAATGTGGCAACCTGAATCCCGAAATGGTATTTAATATTATAGATGCCAATGTATTGGACGAATATGGTAACTATACCAATAGCCGAAAAACCAAGCCCGAGGTTTGGAACGAATATTATAAGCAAAACATCGAAATACCCCGTGTAACAGAGGTCGATACAGAACCTCCAAAATCGTTGAACATACCCAAATGGATAAAGCAGTTTCAGATTTATACATTGCGTGATTTTTATGCCAAAGTAGCTAACAAGCAGTATATATTGCTTAATTTATTGGAAGCACCTGTGCTGGGTTTTATTCTGGCGTTTTTAATAAGATATATTGTTGATCCGGATTCGAATACCTATATCTTCCGAGACAACGAAAACATACCACCCTATGTTTTTATGGGTATCGTGGTGGCGCTTTTTTTTGGCCTTATTGTAAGTGCCGAAGAAATTTTCAAAGACGCCAAAATACTTAAGCGCGAATCGTTCCTTAACTTATCACGTTCCAGTTATTTGGTGTCTAAAATACTAATCCTCTTTACCATATCGGCTGTTCAAATGGCGCTTTTTGTGGGTGTGGCCAATACCGTACTGGGAATTAAGGGTATGTATTTCGACTTTTGGTTGGCCTTATTTTCTGTTGCAGCTTTTGCCAATATTCTGGGGCTCATTTTGTCGGCTTCGTTTAATTCCATCGTAACTATCTACATCCTTATACCCTTGGTAATGATACCGCAAATGGTATTGGGGGGTGCCATGTTTACCTTTGATAAATTAAACCGCGATATTGCAAGTGCCGATAAGGTGCCCTGGATAGCGGAGCTAATGCCTTCGCGATGGATTTACGAAGGACTAATTGTTGAGCAGTATAAAAATAACAAATTTAAAAAGTTGTTTTTTGATGTGGAACAGCAGGAAAGTGCCAGTGATTTTAAAGGTGTTTATTACTTCCAGGAGCTGCAGGATGTACTGGATAACTGCATGAACTATATTAATGGCAATGCTTCTCCGCAAGAGAGTAAGGAATTTGAGCAAGATTTGGCCTTGCTAAAAAATGAACTTTTAAAAGAAAATAAAAGAGTTAAGGATATATCGTTTAGTGCAACGGATAATTTAAGTGTAAACGGATTTAACAATGAAGTGGCAGCCTCCGTTGCGCAACACATCAGTAAGCTTAAAGAGCACTATAGCCGTAACTTTGTTGAGGCTACCACTAAAAAAGAGCGGATGATAAATCTGGCAATGGATAAATATGGCAAAGAACGATTTACCGATGTAAAAAATAAATATTTTAACGAAAGCATCTCGGATATAGTGCGTAAAGTGTTCGAGAAAAACAAAATACTGCGCGAGGGAGATAAGCTCATTCAAAACGTGGATCCCATATACCAAATGCCCGAACCCGAGCATGCACTTCAATTTCGCACCCATTTTTTTGCACCTAAAAAGTTTTTTGCCGGAAAATATTTCGAAACTTTAGGCTTTAATATTACGGTGGTGTGGATATTTACCTTGTTGCTTTATGCTGTGCTATATTTTGACTTGCTACGAAAGTCATTTAAGTATTTTGGCGAATTAAAACAGCGTAAAAAGTAA
- a CDS encoding sulfatase: MGFLIGTACTNGKQNKPNIILFMVDDMGWQDTSVPFWTEKTHFNKRYHTPNMERLAEQGMKFTQAYACAVCSPTRVSLMTGMNAARHRVTNWTLHKNTMQVNPPQGLRIPQWNVNGIGVDKDLENAVYTSQPLPKVLQLNGYTTIHCGKAHFGATGTKASDPTNIGFTVNIAGHAAGAPASYLGIHNYAKNKSSVWDVPGLEEFHGREVFLTEALTQKAIRALEQAVEEDKPFFLYMAHYAVHTPIMGDKRFEQKYLDAGLHPIEAKYASLIEGMDKSLGDIMNYIEAKGISDNTVILFMSDNGGLSALGRGGEKHTHNYPLSSGKGSIHEGGIREPMIVKWPGKVKPQSQCNEYLIIEDFYPTILQIAGVQQLDGECQPIDGLSFVDKLKDNGADDGGRPLFWHYPNNWGPSGPGIGTYSAIRKGDWKLIYYYTDTSFELFNINNDIGEHINLAAKNPLITQALAKELSAYLRKVGAQLPLFKATNKMVPYPDESTEIIKETNWK, from the coding sequence ATGGGCTTTTTAATTGGAACAGCATGTACCAACGGAAAGCAGAATAAACCGAATATTATATTGTTTATGGTGGACGACATGGGATGGCAGGACACATCGGTACCTTTTTGGACCGAGAAAACCCATTTTAACAAGCGCTACCATACTCCTAACATGGAACGTTTGGCAGAGCAGGGCATGAAATTTACCCAAGCGTATGCATGCGCTGTTTGCTCGCCTACCCGTGTTAGCTTAATGACGGGCATGAATGCTGCGCGCCACCGCGTAACCAACTGGACTTTACACAAAAATACTATGCAGGTAAATCCACCCCAAGGCCTGCGTATTCCACAATGGAACGTAAACGGCATCGGTGTCGACAAGGATCTTGAAAATGCGGTTTACACTTCACAACCACTACCAAAAGTGTTGCAGTTGAACGGCTACACTACCATTCATTGTGGCAAGGCACACTTTGGCGCCACAGGCACAAAGGCTTCTGACCCTACCAATATTGGTTTTACCGTTAATATTGCCGGCCATGCCGCAGGTGCTCCGGCCAGTTATTTGGGCATTCATAACTATGCAAAAAATAAATCTTCAGTATGGGATGTGCCTGGTTTGGAGGAGTTTCACGGAAGGGAGGTTTTTTTAACAGAAGCACTCACTCAAAAGGCCATAAGGGCGCTTGAACAAGCTGTTGAGGAGGATAAACCTTTCTTTTTATACATGGCGCATTATGCAGTGCACACCCCTATTATGGGCGATAAACGATTTGAACAAAAATATTTGGATGCCGGGTTGCACCCTATCGAAGCCAAATATGCCTCGTTAATTGAAGGGATGGATAAAAGCCTGGGTGATATTATGAACTATATAGAAGCGAAAGGTATATCAGATAATACCGTAATTCTGTTTATGTCGGACAATGGTGGATTGAGCGCACTTGGGCGTGGGGGCGAAAAACACACGCATAACTACCCCCTATCGAGCGGAAAAGGGTCAATACACGAAGGGGGCATACGCGAGCCGATGATAGTAAAATGGCCGGGTAAGGTGAAGCCTCAATCGCAGTGCAACGAATACCTGATAATTGAAGATTTTTATCCCACCATACTGCAAATAGCCGGGGTACAACAATTAGATGGCGAATGTCAGCCCATCGACGGACTAAGCTTTGTTGATAAGCTCAAAGATAATGGCGCGGACGATGGGGGCAGGCCTTTGTTTTGGCACTATCCCAACAACTGGGGCCCTTCGGGCCCGGGAATAGGTACCTACAGTGCCATCCGCAAAGGCGATTGGAAGCTGATTTATTATTATACCGATACTAGTTTCGAACTATTCAATATCAATAACGACATTGGAGAGCACATCAATTTAGCGGCTAAAAACCCATTGATAACCCAAGCGCTTGCCAAGGAACTAAGTGCCTATTTAAGAAAGGTGGGTGCCCAATTGCCCCTATTTAAAGCAACAAATAAGATGGTTCCATATCCCGATGAAAGCACAGAAATCATTAAAGAAACAAACTGGAAGTAA
- a CDS encoding O-antigen translocase, with amino-acid sequence MRRIILLIKKVIHSYINSELIKVSAKNSLQVLVKLITGLLSIKIISVFLGASGMALLSQFYNVIQFGTNMANGGIMHGVTKLTAHFDYSKAKQKLIVHNALIITIVLTTIPTLFLFLFGNKIAFTLFYDIKYAAVVRASGVLIFTTAINNLLLAFCSGLQVYNKYIYLNIINGITSFLIAVPAIYFYRMQGALWSLYIASLATSAITFCFIHKYLPSFRRLVYSKVISKRLINFGLMLLVASSLTPLEQIITRNVVVEYCSLSQAGWWDGIGKISNTYISIIITTLSLYVLPKISKTLGVKALHSVIQLSLKQILPLVALGSLLIYLLRDSIISILFTYEFIGMRDLFLYQAIGDVLRVTAWFFAITIMMKEQVKQYIFAEVLIAVIAIVNAYLIIPRIGIVGSTLAYAINMFIYFIFVVIIYRRMLNKDSLK; translated from the coding sequence ATGAGGCGGATAATACTACTTATTAAAAAGGTAATTCACTCCTACATAAATAGTGAATTAATAAAGGTATCTGCCAAAAATTCGCTTCAGGTACTTGTAAAATTAATCACCGGACTTTTAAGTATAAAAATAATATCAGTTTTTCTTGGTGCATCCGGAATGGCGCTGTTAAGTCAGTTTTATAATGTTATCCAGTTTGGCACCAACATGGCTAACGGTGGAATTATGCACGGGGTAACCAAGCTTACCGCCCATTTTGATTATTCAAAGGCAAAACAAAAACTCATTGTGCATAACGCTTTAATAATTACGATTGTACTTACAACTATTCCCACGCTGTTTTTATTTTTATTCGGCAATAAAATCGCGTTTACCTTATTTTACGATATTAAATATGCTGCTGTTGTAAGAGCTTCTGGTGTTCTAATATTTACAACGGCTATAAATAACCTATTACTCGCCTTTTGCAGCGGTCTGCAGGTATATAATAAATATATTTATCTGAATATTATAAATGGCATAACCTCTTTTTTAATAGCAGTGCCAGCCATATATTTTTACAGAATGCAAGGCGCTTTGTGGTCGCTATACATAGCGAGCCTGGCAACAAGTGCTATAACTTTTTGTTTCATACATAAATATTTGCCTTCGTTTAGGCGCTTGGTTTACTCAAAAGTTATTAGCAAACGCTTAATCAATTTTGGTTTAATGTTGCTTGTGGCTTCAAGCTTAACGCCATTGGAGCAAATTATCACCCGAAATGTGGTGGTTGAGTATTGTTCATTAAGCCAGGCAGGTTGGTGGGATGGTATAGGTAAGATATCCAATACGTATATCTCGATAATTATTACAACCCTGAGCTTATACGTTTTGCCCAAGATATCAAAAACCTTGGGCGTAAAGGCTTTGCATTCCGTAATTCAACTTTCCCTTAAGCAAATTCTTCCGCTTGTTGCATTGGGCAGTTTGCTTATCTATTTACTGCGCGATTCCATAATCTCCATTCTTTTTACATATGAATTTATAGGGATGCGGGATTTGTTTTTGTATCAAGCTATAGGCGATGTTTTGCGTGTTACGGCTTGGTTTTTTGCCATAACTATTATGATGAAAGAGCAGGTTAAGCAATATATATTTGCCGAAGTTTTAATAGCCGTTATTGCCATTGTAAATGCGTATTTAATAATTCCCCGCATAGGCATCGTAGGAAGCACTTTGGCCTACGCCATAAACATGTTTATATATTTTATATTTGTAGTAATAATTTATAGGAGGATGCTAAATAAAGACAGCCTGAAATAA
- a CDS encoding glycosyltransferase family protein, whose protein sequence is MMKVLLLGEFSGMHQNLARGLREHGVDVTVASDGDLWKNYPRDIDLSRNTDKHRNYFLAKVLKALPKLSGYDVVQLNCPKFLCATPNFNSTIFSYLKRVNSNIFLGAHGMDANYINYDLSGKLKYSVFHTPAMQDDPNIRTLKNIVNDNSEIALNKRVATHAKGIIASGVGYYLSYKDKYPNKITFIPLAIDTEQHPYVSTLQKDTKKIKFFLGMMKGRVVQKGTDVIYRVLKDLQQKYPNDVELTVVESVPFSEYQKLLNSSHVLCDQLYSYEPGLNGLIAQSKGLIVASGVDEEIYRLIGETENKPIIDLNVDERFMMEVFERLLDNKAKLKELSLKNRAYVVKHHDSRVVAKRYLDFWAQQI, encoded by the coding sequence ATGATGAAAGTACTTTTATTAGGCGAATTTAGCGGCATGCATCAAAACCTGGCAAGGGGCCTGCGCGAGCATGGAGTGGATGTTACGGTAGCTTCGGACGGTGATTTATGGAAAAACTATCCACGCGATATCGATTTGTCGCGAAACACAGACAAACATCGCAATTATTTTTTGGCTAAGGTGTTAAAAGCACTACCTAAATTATCGGGTTATGATGTGGTACAACTTAATTGCCCAAAGTTTTTGTGTGCTACACCTAATTTTAACAGTACAATTTTCAGTTATCTTAAGCGCGTTAATTCTAATATATTTTTAGGCGCGCATGGCATGGATGCTAATTATATTAATTATGACCTTAGCGGCAAGTTAAAGTATTCGGTTTTTCATACACCCGCCATGCAAGACGACCCGAATATCAGAACATTGAAAAACATAGTCAACGATAATTCGGAAATCGCATTGAATAAGCGTGTTGCAACTCATGCCAAAGGAATCATAGCTTCGGGCGTGGGATATTACTTATCCTATAAAGATAAATACCCAAACAAAATAACTTTTATCCCCCTGGCCATTGATACTGAGCAGCATCCTTATGTAAGTACCCTGCAAAAGGACACTAAAAAAATAAAGTTCTTTTTGGGAATGATGAAAGGGCGGGTAGTGCAAAAAGGTACGGATGTGATATATCGCGTACTTAAGGATTTGCAGCAAAAATATCCTAATGATGTTGAACTTACGGTAGTAGAATCGGTTCCATTCAGCGAATACCAAAAATTGCTCAATAGCTCCCATGTGCTATGCGATCAGCTTTATTCCTATGAACCCGGACTCAACGGCCTTATTGCACAATCAAAAGGTTTAATTGTGGCGAGTGGGGTCGACGAAGAGATATATCGATTGATAGGCGAAACAGAAAACAAACCCATCATCGATTTAAATGTGGACGAGAGGTTTATGATGGAAGTATTTGAACGTTTATTGGATAACAAGGCCAAATTGAAAGAGCTTTCGCTTAAAAACAGAGCTTATGTTGTTAAGCATCACGATTCGCGGGTAGTAGCAAAAAGGTATCTGGACTTTTGGGCACAGCAAATATAA
- a CDS encoding SiaB family protein kinase, whose product MGNTIDSHSFLDFAYQLYQTMKTNEISLVYEGEVTQEITKTFTSLTEKNLAKSEESNAVQRKVFNVMVECLQNISKHADSLGDEEGEERRGIVMVSKGDDSYNIITGNVIKNDKVEGLTKNLEQVNSLDKKGLSELYKNQMREGKFSDKGGAGLGLIDIAKKTGSTLGYQFKTLNDQVSFFILTSTIKRK is encoded by the coding sequence ATGGGAAATACTATTGATAGCCATAGCTTCCTGGATTTTGCCTACCAGCTGTATCAAACAATGAAAACCAATGAAATTAGTTTGGTTTATGAGGGAGAGGTGACCCAGGAAATTACCAAAACGTTTACTTCGCTTACTGAAAAAAACCTCGCTAAAAGCGAAGAGTCAAATGCAGTGCAGCGAAAAGTTTTTAATGTAATGGTAGAGTGTTTGCAAAATATCAGCAAACATGCCGACTCTTTGGGCGACGAAGAAGGGGAGGAACGACGAGGAATAGTGATGGTTAGTAAAGGCGACGACAGTTATAATATAATTACAGGTAATGTAATTAAAAACGACAAAGTGGAAGGCCTTACAAAGAATCTTGAACAGGTTAACTCATTGGATAAAAAGGGCCTGTCTGAACTATATAAAAACCAAATGCGCGAAGGTAAATTCTCCGATAAAGGAGGTGCCGGGCTGGGGCTTATCGATATTGCCAAAAAAACAGGCAGTACACTGGGATACCAGTTTAAAACACTGAACGACCAGGTCTCGTTCTTTATATTAACCTCTACTATTAAACGAAAATAA
- a CDS encoding DUF1987 domain-containing protein produces MEVINIQGTDDTPNVILDKNNGKFELSGRSLPEDVNLFYQPIMDWIDGYAEDPNEETNFDFKLEYFNTASSKIILDILLKFEEIVESGKQVKIIWHYHEEEEDMLEAGEEYADIVEIPFEYEAYTD; encoded by the coding sequence ATGGAAGTTATCAACATTCAAGGAACAGACGATACTCCTAACGTGATTCTCGACAAAAACAACGGTAAATTTGAGCTCTCCGGACGCTCGCTTCCCGAAGATGTAAACCTTTTTTATCAGCCTATTATGGATTGGATAGATGGGTATGCCGAAGATCCTAATGAAGAAACAAATTTCGATTTTAAACTGGAGTATTTTAATACAGCCTCTTCAAAAATTATTCTGGACATTCTTTTAAAGTTCGAAGAAATAGTGGAAAGCGGAAAGCAAGTGAAAATTATTTGGCACTACCACGAAGAAGAAGAGGATATGCTGGAAGCAGGCGAAGAGTATGCTGATATTGTAGAAATACCTTTTGAGTACGAAGCGTATACCGATTAA
- a CDS encoding PAS domain S-box protein, translating into MPAKIIKKYTKEYLNLSWIEEQERFFLVLLLMLVYLLSWAGFADLNKLPFSMATILQIHSNALVWFVDGLIACVWMGATVTLNYIRKIKKREKQRSDELKLQLQSNVKVAELIRNREYDKIEKLEYSDSSLLQLARDLKGTNKREEELKWITKGKELINEVLRTYRNIDELSIQIVKAIINYTDGVQGAFYLLDNDKLINKATYAFNRRRYVNQEYNIGCGLVGQVAFEKAMIYRTEIPDDYFTVTSGLINDAKPKSLVILPLLQEEELQGIIEVAFLHNRLPEYKTSFIEELGSMIGRTIYAQKINAKTEVLLQESQKMTLTLQQNQEKLKQNAQEMMIAQEELEQSNELLETKVQEVENGHKRLVALLTNASEFISIYDANQNLVFESPSAKRILGYKDDEDIQGMDPELMTPKGYKAINNLFNYLLQTPGGESEAQYAYLKKSGERLYLETKGKNLLHDPAIRGIIFNTQDITERFRVEKEQRMKSKMQSLSENSPDMILRINTTGKLLYANPVVSNFIGIDKGELTKKRIDDLEIDQRFLEFVNEVLVEIKSSQEQIIDEVEMTSPEGERIMQIKAIPEFDDDKQLESVLFVAHDMTEIKKIEQEIKEKNKKISDSINYAQRIQTSILPDTSFLQRHFSRSFIFYRPKDVVSGDFPWFVKKDETFYVAAVDCTGHGVPGALLSFIGYFLLNNIVNLDNNFGAAKILDMLHEGVRNTLKQYEEGNNGRDGMDLALCKIDKEKKIIQFAGAHNPLYLLRNGELIEYKGTRKGIGGKPLLKKVEKDFENHVIPYQSGDKIFIFSDGLPDQIGGEKRRKYQSKRIREALTEREGLTIAHFEKHFSEDFYRWMGNEKQVDDVLLIGIEL; encoded by the coding sequence ATGCCTGCCAAAATAATAAAAAAATATACAAAGGAATATCTCAACTTATCATGGATAGAAGAGCAGGAACGTTTTTTTCTGGTCCTACTCCTGATGCTGGTTTACTTGCTGTCGTGGGCAGGTTTTGCAGATTTGAATAAACTACCGTTTTCTATGGCAACAATCTTGCAAATCCATAGCAACGCGCTGGTTTGGTTTGTAGATGGACTTATAGCCTGTGTATGGATGGGTGCAACAGTAACCCTTAATTATATTCGTAAAATTAAGAAAAGAGAAAAACAAAGGAGTGATGAATTAAAGTTACAGCTGCAGAGTAATGTTAAGGTGGCAGAATTAATTAGAAACCGTGAGTACGATAAAATAGAGAAGCTCGAATACAGCGATTCATCTCTCTTACAACTGGCACGTGATTTAAAAGGTACTAATAAAAGAGAAGAAGAATTAAAGTGGATAACCAAAGGTAAAGAGTTAATAAATGAGGTGTTGCGCACCTATCGTAATATAGATGAACTCTCAATACAAATCGTAAAAGCCATAATAAACTATACCGATGGTGTTCAAGGTGCTTTTTATCTTTTGGATAACGATAAATTGATAAATAAAGCCACGTACGCTTTTAACCGAAGGCGCTATGTAAACCAGGAATACAACATAGGTTGTGGTTTGGTAGGGCAGGTGGCTTTTGAAAAAGCCATGATATACCGTACCGAAATTCCTGACGATTACTTTACGGTAACCTCCGGATTAATAAATGATGCCAAACCCAAAAGCCTGGTTATATTACCACTGCTGCAAGAGGAAGAATTGCAGGGAATTATAGAGGTAGCTTTTTTGCATAACAGATTACCGGAATATAAAACTAGCTTTATAGAAGAGCTGGGTAGTATGATAGGTCGTACAATTTATGCCCAAAAAATAAATGCAAAAACCGAAGTACTGCTGCAAGAGTCGCAAAAGATGACGCTTACTTTACAGCAAAATCAGGAGAAGCTTAAGCAGAATGCACAGGAAATGATGATTGCCCAGGAAGAACTGGAGCAGTCTAACGAATTGCTGGAAACAAAGGTGCAGGAGGTAGAAAATGGACATAAGCGATTGGTTGCATTACTTACCAATGCTTCGGAATTTATTTCGATTTACGATGCTAATCAAAACCTGGTGTTTGAAAGTCCATCGGCAAAGCGTATCCTGGGCTACAAAGATGATGAGGACATCCAGGGTATGGATCCTGAGCTGATGACGCCCAAAGGATATAAGGCCATCAACAACTTATTTAATTACCTATTGCAAACCCCGGGTGGCGAAAGTGAAGCACAGTATGCCTATCTGAAAAAATCGGGTGAGAGGCTTTACCTTGAAACCAAAGGGAAAAACCTGTTGCACGACCCGGCTATCCGCGGTATCATATTTAATACCCAGGATATAACCGAACGATTCCGAGTAGAGAAAGAACAACGCATGAAAAGTAAGATGCAATCGCTTTCGGAAAATTCGCCGGATATGATTTTACGCATCAACACCACGGGTAAATTGTTATATGCCAATCCTGTGGTGTCTAATTTTATAGGGATTGACAAGGGAGAACTTACCAAAAAAAGAATTGACGACTTAGAAATAGACCAGCGTTTTCTGGAATTTGTGAATGAGGTCCTTGTAGAAATTAAAAGTAGTCAAGAGCAGATTATTGATGAGGTGGAAATGACAAGTCCCGAAGGCGAAAGGATAATGCAAATCAAGGCTATTCCCGAATTTGACGACGACAAGCAGCTGGAGTCCGTGCTGTTTGTAGCCCACGATATGACGGAGATAAAAAAGATTGAACAGGAAATTAAGGAGAAGAATAAAAAAATATCCGACAGTATAAACTACGCACAAAGGATACAAACATCCATATTGCCAGACACTTCTTTTCTTCAGCGTCATTTTTCGCGTTCCTTTATATTTTACCGTCCTAAAGATGTGGTTAGTGGAGATTTTCCGTGGTTTGTTAAAAAAGATGAAACTTTTTATGTGGCAGCCGTAGACTGCACAGGACATGGTGTTCCGGGTGCTTTGTTGTCGTTTATTGGCTATTTTTTGCTAAACAACATTGTAAACCTCGATAATAACTTTGGGGCCGCTAAAATTCTGGATATGTTGCACGAAGGCGTTCGTAACACACTAAAGCAATACGAGGAAGGTAACAATGGCCGCGATGGTATGGACTTGGCTCTGTGTAAAATAGATAAAGAAAAAAAGATTATTCAGTTTGCGGGTGCCCACAACCCATTATATTTACTTCGTAACGGAGAATTAATTGAATATAAAGGAACCCGCAAGGGCATTGGTGGTAAACCGCTATTGAAAAAGGTCGAAAAAGATTTTGAGAATCACGTAATACCCTATCAGAGTGGGGATAAAATATTTATCTTTTCCGATGGATTACCGGATCAGATAGGTGGAGAAAAACGACGTAAATATCAATCTAAACGTATCAGAGAAGCCCTGACAGAAAGAGAAGGACTTACCATAGCCCATTTCGAAAAACATTTTTCGGAAGATTTTTACCGATGGATGGGTAACGAAAAGCAAGTGGATGACGTATTATTAATAGGAATAGAATTGTAA